The Mycolicibacterium doricum genome includes a region encoding these proteins:
- a CDS encoding SDR family oxidoreductase yields MVELNFDGKVAIVTGAGNGLGREHAMLLASRGAQVVVNDLGGNVAGLGADLTAAQAVTKEIEAAGGIAVADGNSVATQEGGAAIVQTAVDAFGRVDIVVNNAGILRDKSFHNLTPELLHPVIDTHLYGTIWVTQPAFVKMREQGYGRIVNTSSAAGLFGNFGQVNYGAAKMGVVGFTRVLAQEGARYNIKANAIAPMAKTRMTEELLGPLAEKFGPASVAPVVAYLCHDSCDLTSRIFSVGGGRVAEVFIGVTKGFASPSLDIEAVRDNLEAICDRDGYITPMQANEEIAFALQTLS; encoded by the coding sequence ATGGTGGAACTTAATTTCGACGGCAAGGTGGCCATTGTGACCGGGGCTGGAAACGGCCTCGGCAGAGAACATGCCATGCTGCTGGCTTCACGCGGAGCGCAGGTCGTCGTCAACGACCTCGGCGGCAACGTGGCTGGATTGGGTGCCGACTTGACCGCGGCGCAGGCTGTCACAAAAGAGATCGAAGCCGCCGGTGGGATCGCCGTTGCCGACGGTAACAGCGTGGCCACTCAAGAGGGAGGGGCTGCCATCGTCCAGACGGCAGTCGACGCTTTCGGGCGGGTCGACATTGTGGTGAACAACGCAGGGATCCTGCGCGACAAGTCTTTTCACAATCTCACACCGGAGCTGCTCCACCCTGTCATCGACACGCATTTGTACGGCACCATCTGGGTGACGCAGCCGGCGTTCGTCAAAATGCGTGAGCAAGGCTATGGGCGCATCGTCAACACCTCGTCGGCGGCCGGGCTGTTCGGTAACTTCGGCCAGGTCAATTACGGCGCGGCGAAAATGGGGGTGGTCGGTTTCACCCGGGTGCTGGCCCAAGAGGGCGCCAGGTACAACATCAAGGCCAATGCGATTGCTCCGATGGCGAAGACCCGCATGACCGAGGAACTCCTCGGGCCGCTGGCGGAGAAGTTCGGTCCCGCCTCGGTTGCACCCGTGGTGGCATACCTCTGCCACGATTCCTGCGATCTCACGTCGAGGATCTTTTCCGTCGGCGGCGGGCGAGTCGCTGAGGTATTCATCGGCGTAACGAAAGGCTTCGCCTCGCCCAGTCTGGATATCGAAGCGGTCCGCGACAACCTCGAAGCGATCTGTGACCGCGACGGCTATATCACGCCTATGCAGGCCAACGAAGAGATCGCTTTCGCATTACAGACACTGAGCTGA